From the Bdellovibrio reynosensis genome, one window contains:
- the rfaE2 gene encoding D-glycero-beta-D-manno-heptose 1-phosphate adenylyltransferase — translation MGQVKTSDTIESTLAPLRAQGKKIVFTNGCFDLLHVGHVRYLQEAHSLGDVLVVGVNSDASVKRLKGPTRPVQNESDRAEILAALGAVQFTVIFTEDTPASLIEKVRPDILVKGGDWKIDQIVGAPFVMSYGGKVMSLQFVDGKSTTKIIEKAQQ, via the coding sequence ATGGGGCAAGTTAAAACATCTGATACTATCGAATCCACACTTGCCCCTCTTCGCGCCCAAGGCAAAAAAATCGTTTTCACAAATGGCTGCTTTGATCTACTTCACGTAGGTCACGTTAGATACCTGCAAGAGGCTCACTCTTTAGGCGATGTCTTGGTTGTTGGCGTGAATTCAGATGCCAGCGTGAAGCGTTTAAAAGGTCCAACCAGACCTGTGCAGAATGAAAGCGACAGAGCGGAAATTCTAGCTGCTTTGGGAGCTGTTCAATTTACCGTGATCTTCACCGAAGATACTCCAGCGAGTCTTATTGAAAAAGTTCGTCCTGATATTTTAGTAAAAGGCGGCGACTGGAAAATCGATCAGATCGTAGGCGCCCCTTTTGTTATGTCTTACGGTGGTAAAGTGATGAGCTTGCAGTTCGTCGACGGAAAGTCCACCACCAAGATCATCGAAAAAGCCCAGCAATAG
- a CDS encoding RDD family protein, whose amino-acid sequence MDPFEEFEFKPLTDGLGFHKKKTPAPEKQSTPILKDQGLELIEETDPLRSPLPRKNRNTQLPATPGGLTEVGGDGTAAVDEILKTLQKNRRLDFDKGVSEKPSQAKAKTEFKPTTWSFSAAMLDTMLVVAASLLCMIILLVVTKVDLIGNLSNPDAQGMIYLSTAAMFAMVTFIYLTLNRMYIGCTPGEWAFDQRIGKPEELNKASYSLKVVARSLVVIVTGFIVLPVLSAILGQDIAGTISGARLYKKA is encoded by the coding sequence ATGGATCCCTTTGAAGAGTTTGAATTTAAGCCCCTCACGGATGGTTTGGGTTTCCACAAAAAGAAAACTCCTGCTCCTGAAAAACAAAGCACACCTATTCTTAAAGATCAGGGTTTAGAACTAATTGAGGAAACAGATCCTTTACGTTCTCCACTTCCACGCAAAAACCGTAACACTCAACTTCCCGCAACTCCGGGTGGTTTGACTGAAGTTGGTGGAGACGGAACGGCAGCGGTTGATGAAATCTTAAAGACACTGCAAAAGAACCGCCGTTTGGATTTCGACAAAGGTGTTTCTGAAAAGCCTTCTCAAGCAAAAGCTAAAACTGAATTCAAACCCACGACATGGAGTTTCTCTGCAGCAATGCTAGATACCATGTTGGTGGTAGCAGCAAGCTTGCTTTGCATGATCATTCTTTTGGTAGTTACTAAAGTTGATTTGATCGGCAACCTTTCAAACCCTGACGCTCAAGGTATGATCTACCTTTCAACAGCAGCTATGTTTGCGATGGTGACTTTCATCTATCTAACGCTGAATCGCATGTACATCGGCTGCACTCCGGGCGAGTGGGCTTTTGATCAAAGAATTGGTAAGCCTGAAGAATTAAACAAGGCCTCTTATTCTTTGAAAGTCGTAGCAAGATCTTTGGTCGTGATTGTAACCGGATTTATTGTGTTACCGGTTCTTTCAGCTATCTTAGGTCAAGACATCGCGGGAACCATCAGTGGGGCCCGTCTTTATAAGAAAGCTTAA
- a CDS encoding RsmE family RNA methyltransferase produces MRRYWIEKKDLFQDQVNFTGDVFHHIFDVCRQDVGSKFEVLTEDSKAFFVEVTQVTKKSATARILEERTIPALKTPHLHLALSISRFPVMDSIMEKAVEMGVKSIQPFFSEFSFVRKDEKISANKTERWDKIVRSATQQTGRGDLMKIHPAITFDKLSTLINPNEGHVGLFAYEGSSTLSIKEYVSTIRGQFPQGIKDIWVIVGSEGGFSHKEVEELTKLGLHPVTLGPQVLRVETACMVLVSVLKYDFDLMC; encoded by the coding sequence ATGAGAAGATATTGGATCGAAAAGAAAGACCTTTTCCAAGATCAGGTGAATTTCACGGGCGATGTGTTTCATCACATCTTTGATGTCTGTCGCCAAGATGTCGGTTCAAAATTCGAAGTGCTAACTGAAGACAGCAAGGCTTTCTTCGTTGAAGTGACTCAAGTAACTAAAAAATCTGCGACAGCGCGAATTTTAGAAGAACGCACAATTCCCGCACTGAAAACCCCCCATTTGCATTTGGCCCTTTCCATTTCTCGCTTCCCGGTGATGGATTCCATCATGGAAAAAGCTGTAGAGATGGGAGTAAAAAGCATTCAGCCGTTCTTTTCTGAATTCAGTTTCGTTCGAAAAGACGAAAAGATTTCCGCTAACAAAACTGAACGCTGGGATAAGATCGTTCGCTCTGCAACCCAACAAACCGGTCGCGGCGATTTGATGAAAATCCACCCGGCCATTACCTTTGATAAGCTATCAACCTTGATTAACCCAAACGAAGGGCACGTGGGTCTATTTGCTTATGAGGGTTCATCGACTCTAAGCATCAAAGAATACGTCAGCACAATTCGTGGGCAGTTCCCTCAAGGGATCAAAGATATTTGGGTTATAGTCGGCAGCGAAGGCGGTTTTTCGCACAAAGAAGTCGAAGAACTGACCAAACTAGGCCTTCATCCAGTCACCCTGGGGCCTCAAGTTTTGCGAGTTGAAACGGCTTGCATGGTCCTGGTCTCCGTCCTAAAATACGACTTTGATCTGATGTGTTGA
- a CDS encoding 50S ribosomal protein L11 methyltransferase, whose amino-acid sequence MSDNSYFRVRLSQVPADLEDIITTHCFESGASGVTEALHFTQPDLTYDPTILHVRSHEMDVFFQETPSQEFFDGLKNLDAQIRWTINEEENKDWLAEWKKGFKPFKLVGDFWVVPSWLTPPPECKHAIYIDPGMAFGTGTHATTQMMAFFIHKLAEKYPKQIADWALLDVGTGTAILAMLAQMSGFGLVTGIEIDPEARRVARDNVKLNKLNDIDVPETQIEDMRQQYDVVVANIIDGVLINIKKDLMKVLRPGGHMLLTGILEERDNHFFEKFIEGSGLTVIRRLEKDEWVGYWVQSKAD is encoded by the coding sequence ATGAGTGATAATTCTTATTTCCGCGTTCGTTTAAGCCAGGTCCCAGCCGACCTTGAAGACATCATTACCACACACTGTTTCGAATCTGGAGCTTCGGGAGTCACCGAGGCTCTTCATTTTACCCAGCCAGATCTTACTTACGATCCCACGATCTTGCATGTGCGCAGCCACGAAATGGATGTTTTCTTTCAAGAAACTCCGTCGCAAGAATTTTTCGATGGTCTTAAAAACCTTGATGCCCAAATCCGTTGGACCATCAACGAAGAAGAAAACAAAGACTGGTTAGCAGAGTGGAAAAAAGGCTTTAAACCTTTCAAACTTGTTGGCGACTTCTGGGTTGTTCCGTCATGGCTGACTCCCCCACCAGAATGCAAACACGCCATCTATATCGATCCAGGCATGGCATTCGGTACTGGTACCCACGCCACAACGCAAATGATGGCTTTCTTCATTCATAAACTTGCAGAGAAATATCCAAAGCAAATCGCTGACTGGGCTTTACTTGATGTGGGCACTGGAACTGCCATCTTAGCAATGCTTGCGCAAATGAGCGGCTTCGGCTTAGTAACAGGAATCGAAATCGATCCTGAAGCTCGTCGCGTAGCTCGCGATAACGTAAAATTGAACAAGCTTAACGACATCGACGTTCCTGAAACGCAAATCGAAGACATGCGCCAACAATACGATGTGGTTGTTGCCAATATCATCGATGGTGTCTTGATCAATATCAAAAAAGACCTGATGAAGGTTCTAAGACCCGGCGGTCACATGCTTCTAACTGGAATTTTAGAGGAGCGTGACAATCACTTCTTTGAAAAATTCATCGAAGGCTCTGGCCTTACAGTGATTCGCCGTCTTGAAAAAGACGAATGGGTTGGTTACTGGGTTCAATCAAAAGCAGATTAG
- a CDS encoding HNH endonuclease, which yields MNPLSHLSNNELEARLKDLVQKERKLLHVILEHIREVDSRKLYLGKAYSSIYEYLTKELHYSGSAAMRRLEAARLLRDVPQVAERIQEGSLNLSQIGELSRAIKEKEKISGEKVMSFQKHELIEMVSGKTTQETQHELSRKLNLPIKEIDSRRVQKDESVRLELTLSKEQYEKLMQCKDLAAHMLLQGNGSVSIPEVIEFLANQYLDDKFKKPKEISKTNLVPQAELIIDGEQNEQSKLIASNKTSQSIVRAAAAKSSKAQTHSKSAILTTDAVVERKSVTPKMRRLIFERDRCCQYVDLKTGKKCGSSFALQVDHRSSKWAGGGNSLQNLQLLCSQHNRGKYRAEIGVRFK from the coding sequence ATGAATCCACTATCGCATTTATCGAATAATGAATTAGAAGCTCGTTTGAAAGATTTGGTGCAGAAGGAGCGCAAACTTTTGCATGTGATCTTGGAACACATTCGGGAAGTGGATTCGCGTAAGCTTTACCTTGGAAAGGCTTATTCTTCTATCTACGAATATCTGACTAAGGAGCTTCATTACTCAGGTTCGGCTGCTATGCGTAGACTTGAGGCGGCGCGACTTCTCCGCGATGTTCCTCAAGTTGCTGAGCGCATTCAGGAAGGATCATTAAACCTTTCTCAAATCGGTGAGCTTTCCCGTGCTATCAAAGAAAAAGAAAAGATCAGTGGCGAAAAGGTCATGTCATTCCAAAAGCACGAACTGATTGAGATGGTATCTGGTAAAACGACTCAGGAAACTCAGCATGAACTTTCAAGGAAGCTTAATCTGCCAATTAAGGAAATCGATTCACGAAGAGTGCAAAAAGATGAATCTGTTAGATTGGAATTAACATTATCCAAAGAGCAATACGAAAAGCTCATGCAATGCAAAGATTTAGCTGCGCATATGCTTTTGCAGGGGAATGGTTCGGTATCTATCCCTGAAGTTATCGAATTCTTAGCAAATCAGTATTTGGATGATAAATTTAAGAAACCAAAAGAAATCTCTAAGACTAATTTAGTTCCTCAAGCTGAATTAATTATAGATGGCGAACAGAATGAACAGTCGAAGCTGATCGCATCAAATAAAACTAGTCAAAGTATTGTTAGAGCTGCGGCAGCCAAATCCAGCAAGGCGCAAACACATTCCAAGTCTGCAATACTTACTACCGATGCGGTGGTGGAAAGGAAATCGGTGACGCCAAAAATGCGTCGTTTGATTTTCGAGCGAGACAGATGTTGTCAGTATGTGGATTTAAAGACAGGGAAGAAGTGTGGAAGTTCATTTGCTTTGCAGGTCGACCATAGATCTTCGAAATGGGCTGGCGGGGGCAATAGTTTACAGAATCTTCAGTTGCTTTGTTCTCAGCATAATCGTGGAAAATATAGAGCGGAAATTGGAGTTAGGTTTAAGTAA
- a CDS encoding tail fiber domain-containing protein: MRSCTYMISFLMVLFSSSVQASPSSFTYQGRIIKTDGEALEYNNVSFLFEITSPNGNCVIYREQRDGVNMQNSKGIFDVPIGSGTKLFPADPLFSLLDAFNNTPVQNCSGGATYTPAAGDTRLLKVQFHDGTGWKVISPANEIRSVPFSAYALSSQKLGTRTEDDFVLKSGVPACGASEFLSFNGTALVCAPVTGASGGTVTNVTSANAYLSVANGTSTPALTLNVGTGANTVAAGNDSRFTDSRTPTGAAGGDLSGTYPNPTVAKIQTIAIASAAPSTGQFFKYDGSQWLGAAIAMSDVTNLSATLATYHTTAAFNAAVGSGNCAAHQTPYWNSVSGSFQCQAINVSLAGDVSGTIGASVVDKIKGVTVDTSGLAAGQILKYDGTKWAPASDNNSGTVTNIATGTGLTGGPITTTGTISLANTAVTPAVYGSTTAVGTFTVDAQGRLTAASNAAIAFPVTSVATKTGAVTLDYGDINSAASKYLTYRPNNVACSDNQVMKWVNANSRWECANDTDTNSGGTVTSVATGTGLSGGTITSTGTISLANTAVTAGSYTRASITVDAQGRLTAASSGAAIGLATADVTGTLPITNGGTGQTSAVAAFNGLSPLTTKGDIVVNDGTNDIRLPVGSNGQVLSAASGQSSGLQWVTPTNGTVTNVTGTAPIVVATGTTTPAISISDATTGAKGAVQVGAGIAVSSGTISADPANFPSAVPVAKGGTGVTSITANRLVASDGTGATLIPFTCATGQLITFDGTGIMGCTTYASSSLFTNGGNTLGAAVTLGTTDAFSLGFKTNNSTRATVTSGGNFGINTTTPQSKLSVSADDYLNTALSVNTGLRGITVMGSASDVVGMAIWDRDNSSATTNDGDGLIYWGDDAGENLRFGSFMNNAAITEHMRIQADGNVGIGTTAPLGKLVVNSSSFTNFIVHTTGTTSDGDIWSSNPTGAWRIHGDQDDSNNFRVSYWTAPSGMGGTVSTSPFKMSTGGLTTISTSAVGTDFLVDATNSQGEIKLKSTGDLVYTGQNASSMAHLIGLYPGWDTAAVYIGGYHNGNNASLTTTKVVFGTASSGLYLPTYAASFNVSSDIRWKKDISLIPDSLNKISQLNGYNYRWKNKKDQKVDLGVIAQEVEQQFPEAVNTDKDGFKTVNYPGLIAPVINAIKELYAKYLAQDQKLEQMQSKMESLESKMTKLIEQNEDLRRQNEELLKRSPASHK; this comes from the coding sequence ATGAGAAGCTGTACGTACATGATCTCATTTCTAATGGTTTTATTTTCAAGCTCAGTGCAAGCTTCGCCAAGTTCATTTACTTATCAAGGCCGCATCATCAAAACTGATGGCGAAGCTTTAGAATACAACAACGTAAGTTTTCTTTTTGAAATCACAAGTCCAAATGGCAACTGCGTGATCTATCGTGAACAGCGCGATGGCGTGAACATGCAAAACTCTAAAGGGATTTTTGATGTTCCAATTGGTTCAGGTACAAAGTTATTTCCGGCGGATCCTCTTTTTAGTTTATTAGATGCTTTTAACAACACACCTGTGCAAAATTGTTCGGGCGGTGCTACTTATACGCCTGCTGCCGGCGACACCCGTCTATTAAAAGTTCAGTTTCATGACGGCACTGGATGGAAAGTTATTTCTCCAGCCAATGAAATTCGTTCTGTTCCTTTTTCGGCTTACGCTCTTTCATCACAAAAACTTGGCACACGAACTGAAGATGACTTCGTTTTGAAATCTGGAGTTCCTGCTTGTGGTGCTTCGGAGTTTTTAAGTTTCAATGGTACAGCGTTAGTTTGTGCTCCTGTTACTGGGGCTTCAGGCGGGACTGTTACCAACGTCACTTCTGCTAATGCTTATCTTTCTGTGGCAAACGGTACTTCGACTCCTGCTTTAACTTTGAATGTTGGTACAGGGGCAAATACAGTCGCTGCGGGTAATGACTCACGCTTTACAGATTCAAGAACACCGACAGGTGCTGCAGGTGGAGATTTATCCGGAACCTATCCAAATCCAACCGTTGCGAAGATTCAAACCATCGCTATAGCTAGTGCTGCCCCATCCACTGGGCAATTCTTTAAGTACGATGGTTCGCAGTGGTTAGGTGCAGCGATTGCAATGTCTGACGTAACAAATCTAAGTGCTACTCTTGCGACTTACCACACGACTGCGGCATTTAATGCAGCTGTTGGAAGCGGAAACTGTGCGGCTCACCAAACGCCCTATTGGAATTCTGTTTCTGGTTCCTTCCAATGTCAGGCGATCAACGTTTCTTTAGCTGGTGACGTAAGTGGAACTATTGGGGCTTCGGTTGTTGATAAGATTAAAGGTGTTACGGTTGATACAAGTGGTTTAGCTGCTGGTCAGATTCTTAAATACGATGGAACGAAGTGGGCTCCAGCTTCTGATAACAATTCTGGAACTGTTACTAACATAGCCACTGGCACTGGTTTGACGGGTGGTCCTATTACCACAACGGGTACTATTTCCTTAGCAAACACAGCAGTGACTCCCGCCGTATATGGATCAACGACGGCAGTTGGCACTTTCACAGTGGACGCTCAAGGTCGTTTGACTGCGGCTTCTAATGCTGCCATCGCCTTTCCGGTAACTTCTGTTGCTACTAAAACTGGTGCTGTCACTTTGGATTATGGAGATATCAACAGTGCTGCTTCCAAATATTTAACTTACAGACCCAACAACGTCGCTTGTTCGGATAATCAAGTGATGAAGTGGGTGAATGCGAATTCTCGTTGGGAGTGCGCGAATGATACAGACACCAACTCTGGCGGCACGGTCACTAGCGTTGCCACTGGTACGGGTTTAAGCGGTGGTACTATTACTTCAACTGGTACTATTTCTTTAGCGAACACTGCTGTGACTGCAGGCTCTTATACTCGCGCTTCTATCACAGTCGATGCTCAAGGTCGTTTGACTGCAGCCAGCAGCGGCGCTGCGATCGGGTTAGCGACTGCTGACGTCACTGGGACTTTGCCGATTACTAATGGTGGTACAGGTCAGACATCAGCTGTTGCTGCATTCAATGGTTTATCTCCGTTAACTACTAAAGGCGATATTGTTGTTAACGACGGTACGAACGATATTCGGTTGCCTGTTGGTTCTAACGGTCAGGTTTTGTCAGCCGCTTCTGGGCAATCTTCTGGTTTGCAATGGGTGACCCCAACGAATGGCACCGTGACAAATGTTACTGGTACTGCACCGATCGTAGTTGCTACGGGAACTACGACCCCAGCAATTTCCATTAGTGATGCAACTACCGGAGCTAAAGGTGCTGTGCAAGTGGGGGCCGGTATTGCGGTTTCTTCGGGTACAATCAGTGCTGATCCAGCGAACTTCCCTTCTGCTGTTCCTGTAGCTAAAGGTGGTACGGGTGTTACTTCAATCACTGCCAATCGCTTGGTCGCTTCTGATGGCACTGGTGCCACGCTGATTCCATTTACCTGCGCAACTGGTCAATTAATTACGTTTGATGGCACAGGCATCATGGGTTGCACTACGTATGCTTCGTCGAGTTTGTTCACTAATGGTGGCAATACTTTAGGAGCGGCCGTTACGTTAGGCACTACCGATGCATTCAGCTTAGGATTTAAAACTAATAATTCGACGCGTGCTACGGTCACCTCTGGTGGTAACTTTGGTATCAACACTACGACGCCGCAAAGTAAACTGAGTGTTAGCGCTGACGACTATCTGAATACGGCTTTAAGTGTTAACACTGGTCTAAGAGGAATTACCGTGATGGGTTCTGCGAGCGACGTCGTTGGTATGGCGATTTGGGATCGCGACAATTCTTCTGCGACGACTAACGATGGTGACGGACTTATCTATTGGGGTGACGATGCCGGTGAAAACTTGCGTTTCGGTAGCTTCATGAATAATGCTGCCATCACTGAGCACATGAGAATCCAGGCAGATGGTAACGTGGGTATTGGTACAACAGCTCCTCTTGGTAAATTAGTTGTAAATAGCTCTAGTTTCACGAATTTTATCGTTCATACGACTGGCACCACTTCTGATGGTGATATCTGGAGTTCAAACCCAACCGGAGCTTGGCGCATCCATGGAGATCAGGATGATAGCAATAACTTCCGCGTCTCTTATTGGACGGCACCTTCTGGTATGGGTGGTACTGTTTCCACATCCCCATTTAAAATGAGTACCGGCGGTCTGACGACAATTTCAACTTCCGCAGTAGGTACTGATTTTCTGGTAGACGCCACAAACAGTCAGGGTGAAATCAAACTTAAGTCCACGGGTGATTTAGTCTACACAGGACAGAATGCTTCGTCGATGGCTCACCTTATTGGTCTATACCCTGGGTGGGACACGGCTGCTGTATATATCGGTGGTTACCACAATGGTAACAACGCCAGCTTAACCACAACGAAAGTAGTTTTCGGTACTGCCTCTTCAGGCTTGTACTTACCTACTTATGCGGCTTCATTTAACGTGTCTTCAGATATACGCTGGAAAAAAGATATTAGTCTGATTCCAGATTCATTGAACAAAATTTCGCAACTAAATGGTTATAACTACCGCTGGAAAAACAAAAAAGATCAAAAAGTTGATTTAGGGGTCATCGCGCAAGAAGTGGAACAACAATTCCCTGAAGCTGTGAACACTGACAAAGATGGTTTTAAGACTGTAAACTATCCTGGTTTGATTGCTCCAGTGATTAATGCGATTAAAGAACTTTACGCTAAGTATTTGGCACAAGATCAAAAGCTTGAGCAGATGCAATCTAAGATGGAAAGTTTAGAATCTAAGATGACTAAACTTATCGAGCAGAACGAGGATCTTCGTCGTCAGAACGAGGAACTGCTGAAAAGAAGTCCAGCTTCGCATAAATAA